The following proteins come from a genomic window of Gimesia chilikensis:
- a CDS encoding C45 family autoproteolytic acyltransferase/hydolase gives MRRCFLVLIVLALACFTRAGHLQAEGYRTSIGTGADRIPVIVVSGTPYEMGLQQGKLIREEATQMINSLLQKVQTAGPERASDAHLDAAWNAIAPHTDVRFKEELRGFAEGTGLPLKTLQRAHALPVVMDYSCSGIAAWGAATKDGHLYQTRNLDWTMELGAQDFPCITVYIPKQGIPHVNITFAGFLGANTGINAKGIVLSEMGDSPGKDYPFDMNGVHFTTLFRQVMYDANNLDEAIDLFKQAKRIKKYHYVVGDGTSRQAVKMLAHAPDLVIWRDNDPADELAPAVMKNLVYQDEGRGAFQPLQKVYGKIGAEEMRDIACQIPIKGGNILDVVYDATALEFWVSYAEKQEEAYQRPFVHFKLKDYLK, from the coding sequence ATGCGCCGCTGCTTCCTGGTTTTGATCGTGCTGGCTCTCGCCTGCTTTACTCGTGCCGGTCATCTGCAGGCAGAAGGCTATCGAACCTCCATTGGAACCGGCGCCGATCGCATTCCCGTCATCGTGGTCTCAGGCACTCCCTATGAAATGGGTCTGCAACAGGGAAAACTGATCCGGGAAGAAGCCACGCAGATGATCAACTCACTGCTGCAGAAAGTACAGACCGCCGGACCGGAACGTGCCTCCGATGCCCATCTGGATGCCGCCTGGAACGCGATCGCACCGCATACCGATGTCCGCTTCAAAGAAGAACTCCGTGGCTTCGCTGAAGGGACTGGCCTTCCTCTGAAAACGCTGCAGCGGGCACACGCGTTACCAGTCGTCATGGATTATTCCTGCAGCGGCATCGCTGCCTGGGGCGCAGCGACGAAAGATGGTCACCTTTACCAGACACGCAATCTCGACTGGACCATGGAACTCGGCGCGCAGGACTTTCCCTGTATCACGGTCTACATTCCCAAACAGGGTATTCCCCACGTGAATATCACCTTCGCCGGATTCCTCGGTGCCAACACGGGAATTAATGCCAAAGGCATCGTGCTGTCGGAAATGGGAGATTCCCCCGGCAAGGACTATCCTTTCGATATGAACGGCGTCCATTTTACGACACTGTTTCGCCAGGTGATGTATGACGCCAATAATCTGGACGAGGCCATCGATCTCTTCAAGCAGGCAAAGCGGATCAAGAAATATCACTATGTCGTCGGAGACGGCACCAGCCGCCAGGCCGTTAAAATGCTGGCACATGCTCCCGATCTGGTGATCTGGCGAGACAACGACCCAGCCGACGAACTCGCGCCGGCGGTCATGAAAAACCTGGTCTACCAGGATGAAGGCCGCGGCGCGTTTCAACCGTTACAGAAAGTCTATGGCAAAATCGGTGCGGAGGAAATGAGAGACATCGCCTGTCAGATTCCCATCAAGGGGGGCAATATTCTGGATGTCGTCTACGACGCAACCGCGCTGGAGTTCTGGGTTTCCTATGCTGAGAAACAGGAAGAAGCCTATCAGAGGCCCTTCGTGCACTTCAAACTCAAAGACTACCTCAAGTAG
- the lpxA gene encoding acyl-ACP--UDP-N-acetylglucosamine O-acyltransferase — translation MRVHPTAYIHPDAIVHPSCDIGPHVVIEGPVRIGAHCHLGPSVVVMGNTDIGPECEIHAHAVIGDVPQDRKYTGAISYCRIGQGCVIRESVTIHRASIEQATTIIGNECHLMTCSHVAHDCILADEVTLVSGALLGGHVQIGSQAIISGNVGIHQFVRVGQLAMLGGVAMISRDVPPFTMTDHQGEIIGLNAVGLARRGISNAEQQDLKNLFRVICRSGMSHSRSLELAQELALTDLGRQFVEFFQVDTQRGFCRFRGRKSRSRKNLVPPVQHPPLAE, via the coding sequence ATGCGCGTCCATCCTACCGCTTACATCCATCCCGATGCCATCGTCCACCCTTCGTGTGACATCGGCCCCCATGTCGTCATTGAGGGCCCGGTCCGCATCGGCGCTCACTGTCACCTGGGACCCTCCGTGGTCGTCATGGGGAATACCGACATCGGCCCCGAATGTGAAATACATGCCCACGCCGTCATCGGCGATGTTCCCCAGGACCGAAAGTATACCGGGGCGATCAGCTACTGTCGCATTGGCCAAGGCTGTGTGATTCGTGAGTCGGTCACCATCCACCGGGCCAGTATCGAACAGGCGACGACAATCATCGGCAACGAGTGCCACCTGATGACCTGTTCCCACGTGGCCCACGACTGCATCCTCGCGGATGAAGTCACACTTGTCAGCGGTGCCCTGCTCGGCGGTCACGTGCAGATCGGATCCCAGGCAATCATTTCCGGCAATGTCGGCATTCATCAGTTTGTACGCGTCGGACAACTCGCCATGCTGGGAGGCGTCGCCATGATCAGCCGCGATGTTCCCCCCTTCACGATGACAGACCACCAGGGCGAAATCATCGGCCTGAATGCCGTCGGCCTGGCCCGGCGGGGGATTTCAAACGCAGAGCAGCAGGATCTGAAAAACCTGTTTCGAGTTATCTGTCGTTCAGGAATGTCCCACTCACGCTCCCTTGAACTGGCTCAAGAACTGGCTCTGACCGATCTGGGACGCCAGTTCGTGGAATTCTTCCAGGTGGACACACAACGGGGCTTCTGTCGCTTTCGAGGCAGAAAATCTCGCTCCCGGAAAAACCTGGTCCCCCCGGTTCAGCATCCTCCGCTCGCTGAGTGA
- a CDS encoding alpha/beta hydrolase — MLSALKKTFLTALLLPVLCSVSVHAQTPRLNPDDLLLYRDGSGKVQKVTTPDDWKQRRQEIIRGMETVMGPFPGDDQRVPLDIEVLEEVKLDNYTRKLITYQSGPDSRTPAYLCIPHTASKDHKVPAVLCLHPTDNKVGHKVALGLGGRAGRNYAAELAERGYVTIAPAYPHLANYWPNLGKLGFVSGTMKAIWDNSRAIDLLASLDTVDMSQGVGAIGHSLGGHNAIYTAVFDPRVTAIVSSCGFDSYRDYYDAAERVWYFGKGWCQIRYMPRMSDYRGRLDEIPFDFTELLGVMAPRPVYVNAPLHDSNFRWKSVDKCASAARPVYELLDAKGKLVIDHPDCDHNFPEEQRQKAYQLFDSVLKK, encoded by the coding sequence ATGCTCTCTGCTCTCAAGAAAACTTTCCTCACCGCCCTGCTGCTGCCCGTCCTCTGCTCGGTTTCCGTCCACGCACAAACACCGCGACTCAATCCTGATGACCTGCTCCTGTACCGCGATGGATCCGGAAAAGTTCAGAAGGTCACCACACCGGACGACTGGAAACAACGCAGGCAGGAAATCATTCGCGGTATGGAAACGGTCATGGGCCCCTTCCCGGGTGACGATCAACGGGTTCCACTCGACATCGAAGTTCTCGAAGAGGTCAAGCTCGACAACTACACGCGCAAACTGATCACCTACCAGTCCGGCCCCGATTCCCGTACGCCCGCCTATCTCTGTATTCCTCACACCGCCAGCAAGGATCACAAGGTCCCCGCGGTTCTCTGTCTGCATCCCACCGACAACAAGGTCGGCCATAAGGTCGCGCTCGGACTGGGAGGCCGCGCCGGTCGTAATTACGCCGCCGAACTCGCGGAACGTGGCTATGTCACCATCGCCCCCGCCTACCCGCATCTCGCGAATTACTGGCCCAACCTGGGTAAACTCGGTTTCGTCAGCGGCACGATGAAAGCCATCTGGGACAACTCCCGCGCCATCGATCTCTTGGCTTCCCTGGACACCGTCGATATGAGCCAGGGCGTCGGTGCGATTGGACATTCCCTGGGAGGCCACAACGCGATCTACACCGCCGTCTTCGATCCACGTGTTACCGCCATCGTCAGCAGTTGTGGCTTCGATTCCTATCGCGACTATTACGACGCTGCCGAACGCGTCTGGTATTTCGGCAAAGGCTGGTGCCAGATCCGCTACATGCCCCGCATGTCAGACTACCGCGGCAGACTCGACGAAATCCCCTTCGATTTCACCGAACTGCTCGGCGTCATGGCCCCCCGCCCGGTCTACGTCAACGCGCCCCTGCACGATTCCAACTTCCGCTGGAAAAGCGTCGACAAATGCGCGAGCGCAGCCCGGCCTGTCTACGAACTGCTGGACGCCAAAGGCAAACTCGTCATCGACCACCCGGACTGCGATCACAACTTCCCGGAAGAACAACGACAGAAAGCCTATCAGCTGTTCGATTCGGTACTGAAGAAGTAA
- a CDS encoding potassium channel family protein produces the protein MLKHIIEKRLPLFVEFFSSFMRYASYVREVIVALLLILLLGAFLIWRFENLSFGDAVYFSMITGLTIGYGDITPETPMGKIISVGIGLVGMIVVGLVIAIATRSLHETAKRHMDLEHEASRSEHHKTT, from the coding sequence ATGCTGAAGCACATCATCGAGAAACGACTGCCTTTGTTTGTTGAATTCTTCAGTTCGTTTATGCGCTACGCCTCGTATGTCCGCGAGGTGATTGTGGCTCTGCTGTTGATTCTGCTGCTGGGGGCTTTCCTGATCTGGCGGTTTGAGAACCTGAGCTTCGGCGACGCCGTCTATTTTTCGATGATTACCGGTCTGACCATCGGCTATGGTGATATTACACCTGAGACGCCGATGGGAAAAATCATCAGCGTGGGGATTGGCCTGGTAGGGATGATTGTCGTCGGTTTAGTTATTGCGATCGCGACGCGGTCCCTGCATGAAACCGCGAAACGGCATATGGATCTGGAACACGAAGCATCGCGTTCAGAACATCACAAAACTACTTGA
- a CDS encoding calcium/sodium antiporter: protein MLLAFIAIIAGLALLIWSTDRFIDGAAVTSRYFGMSPLLIGMVVVGFGTSLPEMVVSVISASEGNAGVALGNAYGSNITNIALILGLTALINPLTVQSKILRKELPVLGGCTLLSAWQIWDGHISRLDAIVLLSVFAFLMGWTIWQAVRNPTDELEAEMERELSSHTMPIKRAVIWLLVGLVLLVVSSRMLVWGAVFLARYFGVSDLVIGLTIVAAGTSLPELASSIIATRKGEFDIAVGNVIGSNMFNTLAVVGLAGVIHPISVNGEVFSRDVMVMLALTFSLFILGRGWGGPGRINRYEGALLLACYIGYTWWLIRSALL from the coding sequence ATGTTGCTTGCCTTTATCGCGATCATCGCCGGACTCGCATTATTGATCTGGAGTACAGACCGCTTCATCGATGGTGCTGCAGTGACGTCACGCTATTTCGGTATGTCACCCCTGTTGATCGGCATGGTCGTCGTCGGCTTTGGTACTTCACTGCCGGAAATGGTGGTCTCGGTCATCTCCGCCTCCGAAGGGAACGCCGGCGTTGCGCTCGGGAATGCTTACGGATCGAATATTACCAATATCGCCCTGATCCTTGGTCTGACAGCGCTCATTAATCCACTGACGGTGCAGTCCAAGATCCTCCGCAAAGAATTACCCGTTCTCGGGGGTTGTACCCTGCTCTCTGCCTGGCAGATCTGGGATGGACACATCAGTCGTCTGGATGCAATTGTCCTCTTGTCGGTCTTTGCCTTCCTGATGGGCTGGACTATCTGGCAGGCCGTCCGTAATCCGACCGACGAACTCGAAGCCGAAATGGAACGCGAACTCTCCAGTCATACCATGCCCATTAAACGCGCCGTAATCTGGCTGCTCGTCGGTCTGGTACTGCTGGTTGTCAGTTCCCGCATGCTGGTCTGGGGAGCTGTTTTCCTGGCCCGCTACTTTGGCGTGAGCGATCTGGTTATCGGCCTGACCATCGTGGCCGCAGGCACTTCGCTGCCCGAACTGGCTTCTTCGATCATCGCCACCCGCAAAGGGGAATTTGATATCGCCGTCGGCAATGTGATCGGCTCCAACATGTTCAACACATTGGCTGTGGTCGGCCTCGCCGGAGTAATTCACCCGATTTCCGTGAATGGAGAAGTCTTTTCCCGCGACGTGATGGTCATGCTGGCGTTGACCTTCTCCCTGTTCATTCTGGGACGCGGCTGGGGTGGCCCGGGACGCATCAATCGTTATGAAGGTGCGCTGCTCCTGGCCTGCTACATTGGCTACACCTGGTGGCTTATTCGTAGTGCCCTGCTCTGA